A part of Paenibacillus donghaensis genomic DNA contains:
- a CDS encoding Mu transposase C-terminal domain-containing protein translates to MCEEEYPDGYYRKFGELIPMVGGPSLRQFLYWYDKEYNKKKKVAAKFGQRKAEMLARSLLKSANGDLQGPGALYETDSTPADDILVSLDHKTIIGRPHVYFVKDVINRLITGMHICKTPSWEEEMVALENASTDKVSYCAQFGITINKEDWPAKHLPRYIVGDRGEMKSKNSNNLALLNIRVGNPPSYRADLKPYIEQQFKSFCMRMRELDPGGIHKEHRVRGDKNPEEKAAYTFEAYTKLVILFVLEYNRKALSEDFLVSKEMFVDNVELTPLSMWNWGMQYNLLQEQPRSLIRYALLPKETCKVTRGGVVLRKMSYACQRGEDEGWFEDEMIEGRREVIVSYDPRNCSSVFIKLANGKEEQLFLTEKFKEYEGLHFEDVKEIMSFKSKQLKKAKNNRNQIEAELDTVAKNLTQVEVAKLKEAQKGRPKSAKFKNKRSVRKLERRIESSAKAWTATKSQARVIAATATVDNQTPVIEKRKLDKMELFLLGKNLERGS, encoded by the coding sequence ATGTGTGAAGAAGAATACCCAGATGGATATTATAGAAAATTTGGAGAGCTTATTCCAATGGTTGGCGGACCCTCGTTGAGACAGTTTTTATATTGGTATGACAAAGAATATAACAAAAAGAAGAAAGTTGCTGCTAAGTTTGGTCAACGAAAGGCTGAAATGTTGGCAAGATCCCTCCTTAAATCTGCAAATGGCGACCTCCAAGGACCTGGAGCACTCTACGAAACCGACTCTACACCTGCTGATGATATTTTAGTATCCCTTGATCATAAAACGATTATAGGAAGACCTCATGTTTATTTTGTTAAAGATGTAATAAATAGACTGATTACTGGGATGCACATATGTAAGACTCCTTCCTGGGAAGAGGAAATGGTAGCGCTTGAGAATGCTTCTACTGATAAAGTCTCATATTGTGCACAGTTCGGGATAACTATTAATAAAGAAGACTGGCCAGCTAAGCATTTACCAAGATATATTGTGGGTGACCGAGGAGAAATGAAAAGTAAAAACTCTAACAATCTGGCGCTTCTTAACATACGGGTAGGTAATCCTCCTTCGTACCGTGCAGACTTAAAGCCGTATATAGAACAGCAATTCAAAAGTTTTTGTATGCGCATGAGAGAACTTGATCCAGGGGGAATTCATAAAGAGCATAGGGTTAGAGGAGACAAAAATCCAGAAGAGAAGGCTGCCTATACATTTGAGGCTTATACAAAATTAGTGATTCTGTTTGTCCTGGAGTATAACCGAAAAGCATTAAGTGAAGATTTTTTAGTTTCAAAGGAAATGTTTGTGGATAATGTGGAACTCACCCCCTTATCTATGTGGAATTGGGGAATGCAATATAATCTCCTACAGGAGCAACCACGTAGCTTGATCCGATACGCACTTCTTCCTAAAGAAACATGCAAAGTTACTCGAGGAGGTGTGGTGTTAAGAAAAATGAGTTATGCCTGCCAACGTGGTGAAGATGAGGGATGGTTCGAGGACGAAATGATCGAAGGTAGAAGAGAAGTAATAGTTAGTTATGACCCGAGAAATTGTAGCAGTGTGTTTATTAAGCTCGCAAATGGGAAAGAGGAGCAGCTTTTTCTTACTGAAAAATTCAAGGAATACGAAGGCCTTCATTTTGAAGATGTAAAAGAAATAATGAGTTTCAAGAGTAAGCAATTAAAAAAGGCTAAGAATAATAGAAATCAAATTGAAGCAGAGTTAGATACAGTTGCGAAAAACTTAACACAAGTTGAAGTGGCAAAATTAAAAGAAGCACAAAAGGGGAGGCCCAAATCAGCTAAATTCAAGAATAAGCGGAGTGTTCGAAAACTTGAGAGAAGAATTGAATCAAGTGCAAAAGCTTGGACTGCGACTAAATCTCAGGCACGGGTTATAGCTGCAACTGCTACAGTAGATAACCAGACTCCAGTGATTGAAAAACGCAAGCTGGATAAAATGGAGCTGTTTCTTTTAGGCAAGAATCTAGAAAGGGGGTCTTAA
- a CDS encoding TnsA endonuclease C-terminal domain-containing protein, which yields MTNTINITHANRLKDGRGQGRGADYIPFIQANDNKVASEGWLTRTPGWHSNRIHHTLSKYEYQYLLVQDWAGQVIDIREQYPLPIEETQRIAKKLNIIHANLKGEDVVQTTDFMLTVPNGQNRTMEEARTFKPINNLTKRTLELFEIERRYYKEIGIQWKVIFDVGRPINFIKNIDWLHDAKRPDVRPGMDNEMVNIIAEPIFELLKKNDRGLSISKNCLKCDQSIGLEPGTSMFMVKHMLANKRWVTDMNALIRESAPLVIDKSLK from the coding sequence ATGACAAACACTATAAATATAACACATGCAAATCGACTTAAAGATGGAAGAGGGCAAGGAAGAGGAGCAGACTACATTCCTTTCATTCAAGCAAATGATAATAAAGTGGCGTCAGAGGGATGGTTAACCCGTACTCCAGGCTGGCATTCAAATCGAATACATCATACGTTGTCCAAATATGAGTATCAATATCTGCTTGTACAGGATTGGGCAGGTCAAGTTATAGATATCAGAGAACAATATCCCCTTCCAATTGAAGAAACACAACGAATAGCGAAGAAATTAAATATAATTCATGCGAATCTAAAAGGAGAAGATGTAGTTCAGACTACTGATTTTATGTTAACCGTTCCAAATGGTCAGAATAGAACAATGGAAGAAGCCAGAACTTTTAAACCAATAAATAATTTGACTAAAAGGACGCTTGAATTATTTGAAATTGAAAGGCGGTACTATAAAGAAATCGGTATTCAGTGGAAAGTGATATTTGATGTGGGAAGACCTATTAATTTCATAAAGAATATTGATTGGTTACACGATGCAAAGCGACCAGATGTACGTCCGGGCATGGATAATGAGATGGTCAATATTATTGCTGAACCTATATTTGAATTATTGAAAAAGAATGATCGCGGTTTATCCATAAGCAAAAATTGTTTAAAGTGCGATCAAAGTATTGGTCTTGAACCCGGAACATCAATGTTTATGGTTAAACATATGCTTGCCAATAAACGCTGGGTAACAGATATGAATGCATTGATACGTGAAAGTGCCCCTTTGGTTATAGATAAATCATTAAAATGA
- a CDS encoding IS110 family transposase, with amino-acid sequence MKYKQSKKQNQRITRISDKTLVVGADIAKETHVARAIDFRGIELGKDCVFSNTRTGLEQLVQWMKELQQEHAKTDVLFGIEPTGHYWFNLAEYLGQQGIPLVIVNPHHVHKSKELEDNSPTKNDYKDAKVIADLVRNGKYSEPKLPTNLYADLRILMNLREKIMVNLGQVQRRMQNWQDRFFPEYTKVFKDWEGKASLITLSEFPTPEEIVALGTEAIVKRWKKDVKRAVGTKRAEQLVETARRSIGLTEGLPAAKIEIKTLLEQYEMFARQLEEILVEVERLLAQIPGTKEMLTVPGVAVVTLAGFLAEVGDLSSYEHGQQIIRLAGLNLKENSSGKKKGKSSITKRGRARLRALLFRAVMPMVAKNAEFKALHQYFTTRSQNPLKKKQSLVALCGKLIRVLHTLGTKRIPYDANDVLGPVRLAQLQMAA; translated from the coding sequence ATGAAGTATAAACAATCGAAGAAACAGAATCAACGGATTACACGAATTTCTGACAAGACCCTTGTCGTAGGCGCAGACATTGCTAAAGAAACCCACGTGGCCCGTGCCATCGACTTTCGGGGCATTGAACTGGGAAAGGACTGTGTGTTCTCCAATACCCGTACCGGGCTGGAACAACTGGTTCAGTGGATGAAGGAGCTTCAGCAGGAGCATGCCAAGACTGACGTCCTCTTTGGCATTGAGCCTACCGGACACTACTGGTTTAATCTGGCCGAATACTTGGGACAGCAAGGGATTCCTTTGGTCATCGTCAATCCGCATCATGTACACAAAAGCAAAGAACTGGAAGACAACTCACCGACGAAAAACGACTATAAGGATGCAAAAGTCATTGCCGATTTAGTGCGTAACGGGAAGTACAGCGAACCGAAACTGCCGACGAACCTCTATGCAGATCTGCGGATTCTCATGAATCTTCGCGAGAAAATCATGGTGAACCTCGGGCAGGTACAAAGACGAATGCAGAACTGGCAGGATCGATTTTTCCCGGAGTATACAAAGGTTTTTAAAGACTGGGAGGGGAAAGCCTCCCTTATTACGTTAAGCGAGTTTCCGACGCCAGAAGAGATCGTAGCGCTCGGTACAGAGGCCATTGTGAAGCGATGGAAGAAAGACGTGAAGCGCGCCGTAGGGACGAAACGAGCGGAGCAACTGGTCGAAACTGCAAGAAGATCCATCGGGCTTACCGAAGGACTTCCCGCAGCCAAAATAGAGATTAAAACGCTTCTGGAGCAGTACGAAATGTTCGCCAGACAACTCGAAGAGATTCTGGTCGAGGTGGAACGTCTACTTGCACAAATTCCGGGAACGAAGGAGATGCTCACTGTGCCGGGTGTGGCCGTAGTCACCTTGGCGGGGTTCCTTGCAGAAGTAGGGGACCTAAGCAGTTACGAGCACGGACAGCAGATCATACGGCTGGCCGGACTGAATCTCAAAGAAAACAGTTCAGGAAAGAAAAAAGGCAAGTCCAGCATTACCAAACGTGGACGTGCAAGGCTAAGAGCCCTGCTGTTCCGGGCGGTCATGCCCATGGTAGCGAAGAACGCGGAGTTCAAGGCGCTGCACCAGTACTTTACGACACGAAGTCAGAATCCATTGAAGAAAAAGCAATCCCTTGTGGCGTTATGCGGAAAACTTATACGCGTCCTGCATACACTCGGTACGAAGCGAATTCCGTACGACGCTAACGACGTGTTAGGGCCGGTACGTCTGGCCCAGCTACAGATGGCAGCTTAA